The window TTTTCTGATACTCCCCCGGCTAATTGTTTTTTAATGTCGACTATCCCTGTGATCTGAACATTCTTAATGGTTTTTAATTTCTCGAGGTGTATTCTTCCCATGTGGCCAGCGCCAACTATGGCCATCTTCAACGGCATATGCCCCTCTTTGAAGACTTGATAAAGTCAATAAGCTCATTGATATGTTTCCCCTCTAATTCTTCCCGTATTATCTTTAGGGAGGTAGTGAGGGGCAGGGATGACCTGAAAAGAATTCTATACGCCTTCTTTAATTTTGTAATTTCTTCCTTTGAAAAGCTATGTCGTTCGAGACCCACTACATTCAGACCATATAGCTTTGCTCTATTACCCGCAGCAATTACAAAAGGAGGGACATCCTTGGGAACTCCTGTAAGGCCGCTTATAAAGGCATATTTGCCAATTTTACAGAATTGGTGTACTGCACAAAGACCGCCGAAAATTACAAAATCTTCAATTTCAACATGTCCTGCAAGAGTAGCACTGTTTGCCATTATTACATCGTTGCCAACTTTACAATCATGGGCTATATGAACATAAGCCATAAGAAAATTGCCATTTCCAACCCTGGTTATACCACCACTAGATTTTGTGCCCCTGTTTATTGTTACATATTCTTTTATTATGTTATTATCACCAATTGTTAAGGTGGTATCCTCACCTCTATATGTAATATCCTGCGGAGGACCACCAATCGATGCAAAAGGACTTATCGTACAATTTTCGCCTATTTCTGTTTCCCCTTGGATGACTACGTGCCCTATGAGTTTTGTACCTTTTTTTATTTTTACATTATTCTCAATAATACAGTATGGTCCTATATCAACACAACCATCTATTTCTGCATTTTTGTGGACAATAGCGGTAGGATGTATCAACGTTGCTCCCCTTATTCTTCTTTTTTT is drawn from Pseudomonadota bacterium and contains these coding sequences:
- the lpxA gene encoding acyl-ACP--UDP-N-acetylglucosamine O-acyltransferase, which gives rise to MIHPTAIVHKNAEIDGCVDIGPYCIIENNVKIKKGTKLIGHVVIQGETEIGENCTISPFASIGGPPQDITYRGEDTTLTIGDNNIIKEYVTINRGTKSSGGITRVGNGNFLMAYVHIAHDCKVGNDVIMANSATLAGHVEIEDFVIFGGLCAVHQFCKIGKYAFISGLTGVPKDVPPFVIAAGNRAKLYGLNVVGLERHSFSKEEITKLKKAYRILFRSSLPLTTSLKIIREELEGKHINELIDFIKSSKRGICR